In a genomic window of Lepisosteus oculatus isolate fLepOcu1 chromosome 5, fLepOcu1.hap2, whole genome shotgun sequence:
- the nr2f2 gene encoding COUP transcription factor 2 isoform X1 gives MAMVVWRGSQDDVAESQGTLSSQAPQGPLSLPTPQPGQLNLAAPQVAPPTPQTPVQGGPPSTTAQSTPTNQTSQNQTGEKQQPQHIECVVCGDKSSGKHYGQFTCEGCKSFFKRSVRRNLSYTCRANRNCPIDQHHRNQCQYCRLKKCLKVGMRREVSLFTAAVQRGRMPPTQPHHGQFALTNGDPLHCHSYLSGYISLLLRAEPYPTSRYGSQCMQPNNIMGIENICELAARMLFSAVEWARNIPFFPDLQITDQVALLRLTWSELFVLNAAQCSMPLHVAPLLAAAGLHASPMSADRVVAFMDHIRIFQEQVEKLKALHVDSAEYSCLKAIVLFTSDACGLSDVAHVESLQEKSQCALEEYVRSQYPNQPTRFGKLLLRLPSLRTVSSSVIEQLFFVRLVGKTPIETLIRDMLLSGSSFNWPYMSIQ, from the exons ATGGCAATGGTAGTGTGGAGAGGCTCCCAGGACGATGTGGCCGAATCTCAGGGCACCCTGTCTTCACAAGCCCCTCAAGGACCGCTTTCCCTCCCCACCCCTCAGCCGGGCCAGCTCAACCTCGCCGCCCCGCAAGTTGCCCCACCGACCCCTCAGACCCCCGTGCAAGGCGGGCCTCCTAGCACCACGGCGCAGTCCACGCCGACGAACCAGACCAGCCAGAACCAAACGGGGGAGAAGCAGCAGCCACAGCACATTGAGTGCGTGGTTTGCGGGGACAAGTCGAGTGGCAAGCACTATGGTCAGTTCACATGCGAGGGCTGCAAAAGCTTCTTCAAACGGAGCGTACGGAGAAACCTCAGTTATACGTGCCGTGCCAACAGGAACTGTCCCATTGACCAGCACCACCGCAATCAGTGTCAGTACTGCCGCCTCAAAAAATGCCTCAAAGTTGGCATGAGACGGGAAG TTTCTCTTTTTACTGCAGCGGTTCAAAGGGGACGGATGCCGCCCACACAGCCACACCACGGTCAGTTCGCCTTGACAAATGGGGACCCTCTGCACTGCCATTCCTACTTATCCGGATATATCTCTCTTCTTCTGAGAGCGGAGCCCTACCCGACCTCCCGGTATGGCAGTCAGTGCATGCAGCCCAACAACATCATGGGCATCGAAAACATTTGTGAACTGGCTGCCAGGATGCTGTTCAGCGCCGTGGAGTGGGCTAGGAATATCCCTTTCTTTCCAGACCTCCAGATAACGGACCAGGTGGCCCTGCTGAGGTTAACCTGGAGCGAGTTATTTGTGCTTAACGCTGCCCAGTGCTCAATGCCTCTCCATGTGGCTCCACTGCTGGCGGCGGCTGGCCTGCACGCCTCGCCAATGTCTGCGGACAGAGTTGTCGCCTTCATGGACCACATTCGGATCTTCCAAGAACAAGTGGAGAAACTCAAAGCGTTGCATGTTGACTCTGCTGAATACAGTTGCTTAAAGGCCATTGTGCTTTTCACTTCAG ATGCTTGTGGTCTCTCAGATGTGGCCCATGTGGAAAGTTTGCAGGAAAAGTCCCAGTGTGCTTTGGAAGAATACGTTAGGAGCCAATACCCTAACCAACCAACTCGGTTCGGGAAGCTTTTACTGCGCCTGCCTTCTCTTCGCACAGTTTCATCTTCAGTCATAGAGCAATTATTTTTCGTCCGTTTGGTAGGTAAAACGCCAATTGAGACCCTCATCAGGGATATGTTGCTATCTGGAAGCAGTTTTAACTGGCCCTACATGTCCATTCAATAA
- the nr2f2 gene encoding COUP transcription factor 2 isoform X2, with protein MAMVVWRGSQDDVAESQGTLSSQAPQGPLSLPTPQPGQLNLAAPQVAPPTPQTPVQGGPPSTTAQSTPTNQTSQNQTGEKQQPQHIECVVCGDKSSGKHYGQFTCEGCKSFFKRSVRRNLSYTCRANRNCPIDQHHRNQCQYCRLKKCLKVGMRREAVQRGRMPPTQPHHGQFALTNGDPLHCHSYLSGYISLLLRAEPYPTSRYGSQCMQPNNIMGIENICELAARMLFSAVEWARNIPFFPDLQITDQVALLRLTWSELFVLNAAQCSMPLHVAPLLAAAGLHASPMSADRVVAFMDHIRIFQEQVEKLKALHVDSAEYSCLKAIVLFTSDACGLSDVAHVESLQEKSQCALEEYVRSQYPNQPTRFGKLLLRLPSLRTVSSSVIEQLFFVRLVGKTPIETLIRDMLLSGSSFNWPYMSIQ; from the exons ATGGCAATGGTAGTGTGGAGAGGCTCCCAGGACGATGTGGCCGAATCTCAGGGCACCCTGTCTTCACAAGCCCCTCAAGGACCGCTTTCCCTCCCCACCCCTCAGCCGGGCCAGCTCAACCTCGCCGCCCCGCAAGTTGCCCCACCGACCCCTCAGACCCCCGTGCAAGGCGGGCCTCCTAGCACCACGGCGCAGTCCACGCCGACGAACCAGACCAGCCAGAACCAAACGGGGGAGAAGCAGCAGCCACAGCACATTGAGTGCGTGGTTTGCGGGGACAAGTCGAGTGGCAAGCACTATGGTCAGTTCACATGCGAGGGCTGCAAAAGCTTCTTCAAACGGAGCGTACGGAGAAACCTCAGTTATACGTGCCGTGCCAACAGGAACTGTCCCATTGACCAGCACCACCGCAATCAGTGTCAGTACTGCCGCCTCAAAAAATGCCTCAAAGTTGGCATGAGACGGGAAG CGGTTCAAAGGGGACGGATGCCGCCCACACAGCCACACCACGGTCAGTTCGCCTTGACAAATGGGGACCCTCTGCACTGCCATTCCTACTTATCCGGATATATCTCTCTTCTTCTGAGAGCGGAGCCCTACCCGACCTCCCGGTATGGCAGTCAGTGCATGCAGCCCAACAACATCATGGGCATCGAAAACATTTGTGAACTGGCTGCCAGGATGCTGTTCAGCGCCGTGGAGTGGGCTAGGAATATCCCTTTCTTTCCAGACCTCCAGATAACGGACCAGGTGGCCCTGCTGAGGTTAACCTGGAGCGAGTTATTTGTGCTTAACGCTGCCCAGTGCTCAATGCCTCTCCATGTGGCTCCACTGCTGGCGGCGGCTGGCCTGCACGCCTCGCCAATGTCTGCGGACAGAGTTGTCGCCTTCATGGACCACATTCGGATCTTCCAAGAACAAGTGGAGAAACTCAAAGCGTTGCATGTTGACTCTGCTGAATACAGTTGCTTAAAGGCCATTGTGCTTTTCACTTCAG ATGCTTGTGGTCTCTCAGATGTGGCCCATGTGGAAAGTTTGCAGGAAAAGTCCCAGTGTGCTTTGGAAGAATACGTTAGGAGCCAATACCCTAACCAACCAACTCGGTTCGGGAAGCTTTTACTGCGCCTGCCTTCTCTTCGCACAGTTTCATCTTCAGTCATAGAGCAATTATTTTTCGTCCGTTTGGTAGGTAAAACGCCAATTGAGACCCTCATCAGGGATATGTTGCTATCTGGAAGCAGTTTTAACTGGCCCTACATGTCCATTCAATAA